A stretch of Lactuca sativa cultivar Salinas chromosome 6, Lsat_Salinas_v11, whole genome shotgun sequence DNA encodes these proteins:
- the LOC111889986 gene encoding YTH domain-containing protein ECT2 encodes MAAVAPPADQAADLLKNMSLDSQSKTLETSESAKKPSVETGNNGIIQNQPFERSLTPLIPDFMDPTVAYYPNGYPSPAYYYGGYEGATNEWDDYSRYVNPDGVDMSHGAYGDNGSLMYPGYGYTPYGPYSPAGSPVPTTTHDGQIYGAQHYQYPTPYFQPMANTPSVPLKVENSRSTPVDTTTGNPNSIIKGTTNSAPVRPPVYQNSGFNRGAHNSFQDPRYGFDGVHSPIPWLDTPLRNNNITPPLLNTNGFSSKNQNVRPHSHLMSPRPMSGINAANAYMNRMYPNKLYSQYGSNYNSSYGNGWMTVDNKYKPRGRGGNGFFGYTNENIDGLNELNRGPRARITRPRITISVKGQNGNLTNIDGIDKVCAAPDKDQYNHADFPETYEDAKFFIIKSYSEDDVHKSIKYNVWSSTQNGNKKLEAAYQEAQQKPGRCPVFLFFSVNTSGQFVGVAEMVGPVDFNKSLEYWQQDKWIGCFPVKWHIVKDVPNTLLKHIILENNENKPVTNSRDTQEVKLDQGLQMIKIFKEHSSKQCILDDFEFYEDRQKRIQEKKAKQQQFQKQTWEEKLTTVENKKDEVENNHEAKTTVNGVVANGC; translated from the exons ATGGCCGCCGTTGCTCCTCCCGCAGATC AAGCTGCTGATTTGTTGAAGAATATGTCATTAGACTCTCAATCCAAGACCTTGGAGACTTCAGAGTCTGCTAAGAAG CCTTCTGTTGAAACCGGAAACAATGGCATCATTCAAAACCAACCTTTCGAAAGGTCTCTTACACCATTGATTCCAGATTTCATGGATCCAACAGTGGCTTACTATCCCAATGGCTACCCTTCTCCTGCTTATTACTATGGAGGTTATGAGGGCGCCACCAATGAATGGGACGACTATTCAAGATACGTAAACCCTGATGGAGTTGACATGTCTCATGGTGCTTATGGAGATAATGGATCACTCATGTATCCTGGTTATGGCTACACACCTTATGGTCCATATTCACCAGCTGGCTCACCAGTTCCAACCACCACCCATGATGGTCAAATCTATGGAGCTCAACATTACCAATACCCGACTCCATACTTCCAACCAATGGCTAACACCCCTTCTGTCCCTCTGAAAGTGGAGAATTCCAGATCTACCCCTGTGGACACCACCACCGGAAATCCCAATTCCATTATAAAGGGAACCACAAATTCTGCCCCTGTGAGACCACCGGTGTATCAGAATTCAGGTTTTAACCGTGGTGCACATAATTCGTTTCAAGATCCAAGATACGGGTTTGATGGGGTCCACTCTCCAATACCATGGTTAGACACCCCATTAAGAAACAATAACATCACTCCTCCTTTATTAAACACAAATGGGTTTTCTTCAAAGAATCAGAACGTTCGCCCTCATTCTCATCTCATG AGTCCAAGACCAATGTCTGGCATAAATGCAGCAAATGCATACATGAATAGAATGTATCCAAACAAGTTATATAGTCAATATGGAAGCAACTATAATAGCTCTTATGGGAATGGCTGGATGACTGTTGATAACAAGTACAAGCctagaggaagaggaggaaacgGTTTCTTTGGTTACACCAATGAGAACATAGATGGTCTTAATGAGCTAAACAGGGGACCTAGAGCTAGAATAACAAGACCCCGAATCACCATATCTGTTAAAGGACAGAATGGTAATTTGACAAACATTGATGGTATCGATAAGGTGTGTGCAGCTCCAGATAAAGACCAATACAACCACGCAGATTTCCCTGAAACTTATGAAGATGCCAAGTTCTTTATTATCAAGTCTTATAGTGAAGATGATGTTCACAAGAGTATCAAGTATAACGTGTGGTCAAGTACACAAAATGGAAACAAGAAACTTGAAGCTGCATATCAGGAGGCTCAACAGAAGCCTGGAAGATGCCctgtttttcttttcttctcg GTGAATACAAGTGGACAATTTGTGGGTGTTGCTGAAATGGTGGGGCCAGTTGATTTTAACAAAAGCTTGGAGTATTGGCAACAAGACAAATGGATTGGTTGTTTTCCTGTTAAGTGGCATATTGTGAAAGATGTGCCTAATACTTTATTGAAGCATATTATTCTTGAAAACAATGAGAATAAACCTGTTACAAATAGCAGAGACACCCAAgag GTGAAGTTGGATCAGGGGTTACAAATGATTAAGATATTTAAAGAGCATTCAAGCAAGCAATGTATATTGGATGATTTTGAGTTTTATGAAGATAGACAGAAGAGGATTCAAGAAAAGAAAGCAAAACAACAGCAGTTTCAGAAACAAACATGGGAAGAAAAACTCACCACTGTTGAGAACAAGAAAGATGAGGTGGAAAACAATCATGAGGCTAAAACGACAGTGAATGGTGTCGTTGCAAATGGTTGCTAG
- the LOC111889979 gene encoding TATA-box-binding protein has protein sequence MADQALEGSQPVDLIRHPSGIVPTLQNIVSTVNLDCKLDLKAIALQARNAEYNPKRFAAVIMRIREPKTTALIFASGKMVCTGAKSEQQSKLAARKYARIIQKLGFPAKFKDFKIQNIVGSCDVKFPIRLEGLAYSHGAFSSYEPELFPGLIYRMKQPKIVLLIFVSGKIVLTGAKVREETYTAFENIYPVLTEFRKNQQ, from the exons ATGGCGGATCAAGCGCTTGAAGGGAGCCAACCGGTTGATCTCATCAGACACCCATCTGGAATTGTCCCTACTCTTCA AAACATAGTGTCTACTGTCAATCTTGACTGCAAGTTGGATTTGAAAGCTATAGCATTACAAGCTCGAAATGCAGAATACAACCCTAAG CGTTTTGCTGCTGTTATTATGAGGATAAGAGAACCCAAAACTACAGCATTAATCTTTGCTTCTGGGAAAATG GTTTGTACAGGAGCTAAGAGTGAACAGCAATCAAAATTAGCAGCAAGAAAG TATGCCCGAATTATACAAAAGCTTGGTTTCCCAGCAAAATTTAAG gatttcAAGATCCAGAATATAGTTGGATCATGTGATGTGAAATTTCCAATTAGACTTGAAGGACTTGCATACTCTCATGGTGCTTTCTCAAGT TATGAGCCGGAACTGTTTCCTGGATTGATTTACCGTATGAAGCAACCTAAAATCGTGTTGCTCATTTTTGTTTCTGGGAAAATTGTTCTTACTGGAGCTAAG GTTAGAGAAGAGACATACACTGCCTTTGAAAATATATATCCAGTGCTAACAGAGTTTAGAAAGAATCAACAGTAG